A single genomic interval of Zingiber officinale cultivar Zhangliang chromosome 4A, Zo_v1.1, whole genome shotgun sequence harbors:
- the LOC121970576 gene encoding nucleobase-ascorbate transporter 2-like: MAELKLEEMIVHPPMDQLQGFEYCIDSNPSWGEAIALGFQHYILSLGTAVMIPTLLVPLMGGSDGDKVRVVQTLLFVSGINTLIQTLFGTRLPTIISGSYAFVIPAISIIHDSSLNRITDDHERFQQTMRAIQGASIVSSCIQIILGYSQLWGICSRFFSPLGMVPVVSLVGFGLFDRGFPVVGRCVEIGVPTLILFVAASQYLKHVSVRRLPILERFSLLITITIVWIYAHILTVGGAYKHRPERTQLNCRTDRANLISSAPWIKVPYPLQWGAPTFDAGHSFGMMAAVLVSMVESTGAYKAAARLASATPPPAYVLSRGIGCQGIGVLFDGLFGTLTGSSVSVENVGLLGSTRVGSRRVIQISAGFMIFFSVMGKFGALFASIPFTVFAAIYCVLFGIVAAVGLSMLQFTNMNSMRNLFIVGVSIFLGLSVPQYFFRYTTSAQHGPAHTNAEWFNDYINTIFSSPPTVALIVAVFLDNTLDFHGAAADRGMGWWDRFRKFKGDSRNEEFYTLPFNLHRFFPTS, translated from the exons ATGGCGGAACTGAAGCTGGAGGAGATGATCGTCCACCCGCCCATGGATCAACTCCAGGGGTTCGAGTACTGCATCGACTCCAATCCCTCTTGGG GCGAGGCGATTGCTTTAGGGTTTCAGCATTACATACTCTCGCTGGGCACCGCGGTGATGATTCCAACCCTACTTGTGCCATTGATGGGCGGAAGTGAC GGGGACAAGGTTAGGGTGGTTCAGACATTGCTATTTGTATCAGGAATAAACACGTTGATCCAAACCCTATTCGGCACTCGTCTTCCAACTATTATCAGTGGTTCTTATGCTTTTGTTATTCCAGCCATATCCATAATTCATGACTCTTCCCTGAATCGAATAACCGATGACCATGAA AGGTTCCAGCAAACGATGAGAGCTATACAAGGAGCTTCAATCGTCTCATCTTGTATTCAAATTATTCTAGGTTACAGCCAATTGTGGGGTATCTGTTCCAG ATTTTTCAGTCCTCTAGGAATGGTTCCTGTGGTTTCTCTGGTAGGATTCGGTTTATTCGACAGAGGGTTCCCTGTG GTCGGGCGATGCGTAGAGATTGGTGTTCCGACACTCATCCTTTTCGTTGCAGCTTCTCAG TATCTGAAGCATGTATCTGTTCGGCGGCTTCCCATATTAGAGAGATTCTCTCTTCTAATAACGATCACGATTGTATGGATTTACGCACATATTCTTACGGTCGGCGGTGCATACAAACATAGACCTGAGCGCACCCAACTCAATTGTCGCACGGATCGTGCCAATTTGATCTCCTCTGCTCCCTG GATAAAGGTTCCTTATCCGTTGCAATGGGGCGCCCCAACCTTCGATGCCGGCCATTCTTTTGGGATGATGGCTGCTGTTCTGGTATCAATGGTTGAG TCGACAGGAGCTTACAAAGCCGCAGCACGGCTTGCTAGTGCAACACCACCTCCGGCTTATGTTCTAAGTCGAGGCATTGGGTGTCAG GGAATAGGCGTACTTTTTGACGGGTTGTTTGGCACTCTAACCGGTTCGTCCGTCTCAGT TGAGAATGTGGGGCTTCTTGGATCGACAAGAGTTGGGAGTCGCAGGGTCATTCAAATCTCAGCCGGCTTCATGATATTCTTCTCCGTCATGG GGAAATTCGGAGCATTGTTTGCCTCCATTCCTTTCACAGTATTTGCAGCTATTTACTGCGTGCTCTTCGGGATCGTTG CTGCTGTTGGTCTGTCCATGTTGCAATTCACCAACATGAATTCGATGCGGAACCTCTTCATCGTAGGCGTATCGATCTTCCTTGGCTTGTCAGTTCCTCAGTACTTCTTCCGCTACACTACGAGTGCTCAACATGGCCCTGCTCACACCAATGCAGAATGG TTCAATGACTACATCAACACAATCTTCTCCTCTCCACCCACTGTGGCATTGATTGTTGCAGTCTTCCTCGACAACACCCTCGACTTCCACGGTGCCGCTGCCGATCGGGGCATGGGGTGGTGGGACCGGTTTCGGAAATTCAAAGGCGATAGCCGGAATGAGGAGTTCTACACTCTTCCATTCAACCTCCATCGCTTCTTTCCCACCTCATGA